A single window of Leclercia adecarboxylata DNA harbors:
- a CDS encoding DeoR/GlpR family transcriptional regulator, whose amino-acid sequence MKQTQRHDAIIELVKKQGYVSTEELVEQFAVSPQTIRRDLNDLADQNRILRHHGGAALPSSSVNTSWHDRKATQTSEKERIARKVASQIPNGATLFIDIGTTPEAVAHALLNHENLRVVTNNLNVATTLMQKEDFRIILAGGELRSRDGGIIGEATLDFISQFRLDFGILGISGIDTDGSLLEFDYHEVRTKRAIIENSRHVMLVVDHSKFGRNAMVNMGSISMVNAVYTDVMPPAGVLKVIKDNNLQLELC is encoded by the coding sequence ATGAAACAAACACAACGTCATGACGCCATTATTGAACTGGTGAAAAAGCAGGGATACGTCAGCACCGAAGAGCTGGTGGAGCAGTTTGCCGTCAGCCCGCAGACCATTCGTCGTGACCTCAACGATCTGGCCGATCAGAACCGTATCCTGCGCCATCACGGGGGCGCGGCGCTGCCGTCCAGCTCGGTGAATACCTCCTGGCACGATCGCAAGGCGACGCAGACCTCTGAGAAAGAGCGTATTGCCCGCAAGGTGGCGAGCCAGATCCCCAATGGCGCGACGCTGTTTATCGACATCGGCACCACGCCGGAAGCGGTGGCCCACGCCCTGCTGAACCATGAGAACCTGCGGGTCGTCACCAACAACCTCAACGTGGCCACCACCCTGATGCAGAAAGAGGATTTTCGCATCATCCTGGCGGGCGGCGAGCTGCGCAGCCGTGACGGCGGCATTATTGGCGAAGCGACCCTCGACTTTATCTCCCAGTTCCGCCTCGACTTCGGCATCCTCGGCATCAGCGGGATCGATACCGATGGCTCATTGCTGGAGTTTGATTACCACGAAGTACGCACCAAGCGGGCGATTATCGAGAACTCGCGCCACGTGATGCTGGTAGTGGATCACTCCAAGTTTGGCCGTAACGCGATGGTGAATATGGGCAGTATCAGCATGGTGAACGCGGTTTACACCGACGTGATGCCGCCAGCGGGTGTGTTGAAGGTCATTAAAGATAATAACTTGCAGTTAGAACTGTGCTGA
- the glpG gene encoding rhomboid family intramembrane serine protease GlpG — protein MLMITSFTNPRVAQAFVDYMATQGVILTIQQHTQTDVWLADESQASRVNAELARFLENPGDARYLAASWQSGHTGSGLHYQRFPFLATVRERAGPFTLVLMAACILVFILMSVVGDQQVLLMLAWPYDASVEFEFWRYFTHALMHFSVLHILFNLLWWWYLGGAVETRLGSGKLIVLTLISALLSGFIQHKFGGPWFGGLSGVVYALMGYVWLRGERDPASGIYLQRGLMAFALIWIIAGWFDLFGMAIANGAHMAGLAVGLAMAFADTLNARKRT, from the coding sequence ATGCTGATGATTACCTCTTTTACCAACCCGCGCGTCGCCCAGGCGTTTGTCGATTACATGGCGACGCAGGGTGTTATCCTCACCATTCAACAACATACCCAGACCGACGTCTGGCTGGCGGATGAGAGCCAGGCCTCCCGGGTCAACGCCGAGCTGGCGCGTTTTCTGGAGAATCCCGGCGATGCGCGCTATCTGGCGGCAAGCTGGCAGTCCGGCCATACCGGCAGCGGGCTGCACTACCAGCGTTTTCCTTTTCTGGCGACCGTGCGTGAACGCGCGGGGCCGTTCACCCTGGTCTTAATGGCGGCCTGTATTCTGGTCTTCATTCTGATGAGCGTGGTGGGCGATCAGCAGGTCCTGCTGATGCTGGCCTGGCCGTATGATGCCTCCGTTGAGTTCGAGTTCTGGCGCTACTTCACCCACGCGCTGATGCACTTCTCGGTGCTGCATATCCTCTTTAACCTGCTGTGGTGGTGGTATCTCGGCGGGGCGGTGGAGACACGGCTCGGCAGCGGCAAGCTCATCGTGCTTACCCTTATCAGCGCACTGCTCAGCGGCTTTATCCAGCATAAGTTTGGCGGCCCATGGTTTGGCGGCCTCTCTGGCGTAGTCTACGCGCTGATGGGCTATGTCTGGCTGCGCGGCGAGCGCGATCCCGCGAGCGGCATCTACCTGCAGCGCGGTTTAATGGCCTTTGCATTAATCTGGATTATTGCCGGATGGTTTGATCTGTTTGGCATGGCGATTGCCAACGGCGCACACATGGCCGGGCTGGCAGTCGGGCTGGCGATGGCGTTTGCCGATACGCTAAATGCGCGAAAACGAACATAA
- the glpE gene encoding thiosulfate sulfurtransferase GlpE, with product MEQFECINVEEAHQKMHQGLAVLVDIRDPQSFAMGHTPGAFHLTNASLSEFMRDNDFETPVMVMCYHGNSSKGAAQYLLQQGFEAVYSVDGGFDAWHRHFPAEVEHAGI from the coding sequence ATGGAACAATTTGAATGTATTAACGTAGAAGAAGCCCACCAGAAGATGCACCAGGGACTGGCGGTGCTGGTGGACATTCGCGATCCGCAAAGTTTCGCGATGGGCCACACGCCGGGCGCGTTTCATCTGACCAACGCTTCCCTGAGCGAATTTATGCGCGATAACGATTTTGAAACGCCGGTGATGGTGATGTGCTATCACGGCAACAGCAGCAAAGGCGCGGCGCAATACCTGCTGCAGCAGGGCTTTGAAGCGGTCTACAGCGTGGACGGCGGATTCGATGCATGGCACCGTCATTTCCCGGCAGAAGTCGAGCACGCCGGCATTTAG
- the glpD gene encoding glycerol-3-phosphate dehydrogenase, with the protein METKDLIVIGGGINGAGIAADAAGRGLSVLMLEAQDLACATSSASSKLIHGGLRYLEHYEFRLVSEALAEREVLLKMAPHIATPMRFRLPHRPHLRPAWMIRIGLFMYDHLGKRTSLPASAGVRFGSDSVLKPEIVRGFEYSDCWVDDARLVLANAQMVERKGGEVKTRTRAISARREKGLWIVEAEDIDTGERFSWQARGLVNATGPWVKQFFDEGMQLPSPYGIRLIKGSHIVVPRVHTQKQAYILQNEDKRIVFVIPWIDEFSIIGTTDVEYKGDPKSVAIDESEISYLLKVYNAHFKKSLARDDVVWSYSGVRPLCDDESDSPQAITRDYTLDIHDDHGKAPLLSVFGGKLTTYRKLAEHAMEKLAPFYQGIGPAWTKGAVLPGGDIGGNRDDYAAKLRRRYPFISESMARHFARTYGSNSELILSDAKDLSDLGEHFGHEFYEAELRYLADHEWVRRADDALWRRTKEGMWLNAEQQSRVALWLAERTGKRELSLAS; encoded by the coding sequence ATGGAAACCAAAGATCTGATTGTTATCGGTGGCGGAATCAACGGAGCGGGCATTGCGGCGGACGCTGCCGGGCGCGGATTATCTGTCCTGATGCTGGAAGCGCAGGATCTCGCCTGCGCTACCTCCTCCGCCAGCTCTAAGCTGATCCACGGTGGCCTGCGTTATCTGGAGCACTACGAGTTCCGCCTGGTCAGTGAGGCGCTGGCCGAGCGTGAAGTGCTGCTGAAAATGGCCCCCCATATCGCGACTCCGATGCGTTTTCGTCTGCCGCACCGTCCGCATCTGCGTCCGGCCTGGATGATCCGCATTGGCCTGTTTATGTACGATCACCTGGGCAAACGCACCAGCCTGCCCGCTTCTGCCGGTGTGCGTTTTGGCTCAGATTCGGTGCTGAAGCCTGAAATCGTGCGCGGATTCGAATATTCCGACTGCTGGGTGGATGATGCCCGCCTGGTGCTCGCCAACGCGCAAATGGTTGAACGCAAAGGCGGCGAGGTGAAAACCCGTACCCGTGCCATTTCCGCCCGCCGGGAAAAAGGGCTGTGGATCGTCGAGGCCGAAGATATTGATACCGGCGAGCGTTTCAGCTGGCAGGCCCGCGGTCTGGTGAACGCCACCGGCCCGTGGGTGAAGCAGTTCTTCGACGAGGGGATGCAACTGCCGTCGCCGTATGGCATCCGTCTGATTAAAGGCAGCCACATCGTGGTGCCGCGGGTACATACCCAGAAGCAGGCCTATATTCTGCAAAACGAAGACAAGCGCATCGTGTTTGTGATCCCATGGATAGATGAGTTCTCTATCATCGGTACTACCGACGTGGAGTACAAAGGCGATCCGAAAAGCGTCGCTATCGACGAAAGCGAAATCAGCTATCTGCTGAAGGTGTATAACGCGCACTTCAAGAAATCGCTGGCGCGTGACGATGTGGTCTGGAGCTACTCCGGGGTGCGTCCGCTGTGCGATGACGAGTCTGACTCACCGCAGGCCATCACCCGCGACTACACCCTCGATATTCACGATGACCACGGCAAGGCGCCGCTGCTGTCGGTGTTTGGCGGTAAGCTCACAACCTATCGCAAGCTGGCAGAGCATGCGATGGAAAAACTGGCCCCGTTCTATCAGGGTATCGGCCCGGCGTGGACCAAAGGCGCGGTGCTGCCCGGCGGTGATATCGGCGGCAACCGCGATGACTACGCGGCGAAATTGCGCCGTCGCTATCCGTTTATCAGCGAATCCATGGCCCGCCACTTTGCCCGCACCTACGGCAGCAACAGTGAGCTGATCCTGAGTGACGCGAAGGATCTCAGCGATCTGGGCGAACATTTTGGTCACGAGTTCTACGAGGCGGAATTACGTTATTTAGCCGACCACGAGTGGGTACGCCGCGCGGACGATGCGCTGTGGCGTCGCACCAAAGAAGGGATGTGGCTGAATGCGGAGCAGCAGTCCCGCGTGGCGCTGTGGCTGGCCGAGCGGACGGGAAAGCGTGAGTTATCGCTGGCGTCCTGA
- the glgP gene encoding glycogen phosphorylase, protein MNAPFSYASPTVSIEALKHSIAYKLMFTIGKDPVIANKHEWLNATLFAVRDRLVERWLRSNRAQLSQETRQVYYLSMEFLIGRTLSNALLSLGIYDDVKTALEEMGLDLEELIDEENDPGLGNGGLGRLAACFLDSLATLALPGRGYGIRYDYGMFKQNIVDGRQKESPDYWLEYGNPWEFKRHNTRYKVRFGGRIQQEGKKSRWVETEEILAVAYDQIIPGYDTDATNTLRLWNAQASSAINLGKFNQGDYFAAVEDKNHSENVSRVLYPDDSTYSGRELRLRQEYFLVSATIQDILSRHYQLHKTYANLAEKTAIHLNDTHPVLSIPELMRLLIDEHKFSWEEAFEVTCQVFSYTNHTLMSEALETWPVDMLGKILPRHLQIIFEINDFFLKTLQEQYPHDTGLLSRTSIIDESNGRRVRMAWLAVVISHKVNGVSELHSNLMVQSLFADFAKIFPMRFCNVTNGVTPRRWLALANQPLSDVLDENIGRNWRTDLSQLSELEQHADFPTVNKAVRDAKLLNKKRLAVWMALHLNVVANPKALFDVQIKRIHEYKRQLMNVLHVITRYNRIKADPDADWVPRVNIFAGKAASAYYMAKHIIHLINDVAKVINNDPQIGDKLKVVFIPNYSVSLAQLIIPAADLSEQISTAGTEASGTSNMKFALNGALTIGTLDGANVEMLEHVGEDNIFIFGNTTEEVEALRAKGYSPRDYYEKDEELRQVLTQIATGVFNPDEPGRYRDLVDSLINFGDHYQVLADYRSYVDCQDRVDELYRKPEEWTTKAMHNIANMGYFSSDRTIKEYAETIWHIDPVKL, encoded by the coding sequence ATGAATGCACCTTTTTCCTATGCGTCTCCCACGGTAAGCATTGAGGCGTTAAAGCACTCAATCGCTTACAAGCTGATGTTCACCATCGGCAAAGATCCGGTGATTGCCAACAAACACGAATGGCTTAACGCCACCCTGTTTGCCGTGCGCGACCGGCTGGTTGAACGCTGGCTGCGCTCTAACCGCGCCCAGCTCTCACAGGAGACCCGTCAGGTTTATTATCTGTCGATGGAGTTTTTGATTGGCCGCACCCTCTCCAATGCGCTGTTGTCGCTGGGAATCTATGACGACGTAAAGACCGCACTGGAAGAGATGGGGTTAGATTTAGAAGAGCTGATTGACGAAGAGAACGACCCCGGCTTAGGCAACGGCGGTCTCGGTCGTCTGGCGGCCTGTTTCCTCGACTCGCTGGCAACGCTCGCCCTGCCGGGACGCGGCTACGGTATCCGCTACGATTACGGCATGTTCAAACAGAACATCGTCGATGGCCGGCAGAAAGAGTCCCCGGACTACTGGCTGGAGTACGGCAACCCGTGGGAGTTCAAGCGTCACAACACCCGCTATAAAGTCCGCTTTGGCGGCCGTATCCAGCAGGAAGGCAAAAAGAGCCGCTGGGTCGAAACCGAAGAGATCCTGGCCGTGGCCTACGACCAGATCATCCCGGGCTACGACACCGACGCGACCAACACGCTGCGCCTGTGGAATGCCCAGGCCAGTAGCGCGATTAACCTCGGTAAATTCAATCAGGGCGACTACTTCGCGGCGGTGGAAGACAAAAACCACTCCGAGAACGTCTCCCGTGTGCTGTACCCGGATGACTCCACCTATTCCGGGCGCGAGCTGCGTCTGCGTCAGGAGTACTTCCTGGTCTCCGCGACCATTCAGGACATCCTGAGCCGCCACTACCAGCTGCATAAAACTTACGCCAACCTGGCGGAAAAAACCGCCATCCACCTCAACGACACCCACCCGGTGCTGTCGATCCCGGAGCTGATGCGCCTGCTGATCGACGAACATAAGTTCAGCTGGGAAGAGGCGTTCGAGGTGACCTGCCAGGTCTTCTCCTACACTAACCACACGTTGATGAGCGAAGCGCTGGAAACCTGGCCGGTGGATATGCTCGGCAAAATCCTGCCGCGCCACCTGCAGATCATTTTTGAGATCAACGACTTCTTCCTGAAAACCTTGCAGGAGCAGTACCCGCACGACACCGGCCTGCTGAGCCGTACCTCGATCATTGATGAATCCAATGGCCGCCGGGTGCGCATGGCGTGGCTGGCGGTGGTGATCAGCCACAAGGTCAACGGCGTGTCGGAGCTGCACTCCAACCTGATGGTGCAGTCGCTGTTTGCCGACTTCGCGAAGATCTTCCCGATGCGTTTCTGCAACGTGACCAACGGGGTAACGCCGCGCCGCTGGCTGGCACTGGCGAACCAGCCGCTCTCCGACGTGCTCGACGAGAACATCGGCCGCAACTGGCGTACCGACTTAAGCCAGCTAAGCGAGCTGGAACAGCACGCCGATTTCCCGACGGTGAATAAAGCGGTGCGTGATGCCAAGCTGCTGAACAAAAAGCGGCTGGCGGTGTGGATGGCGCTGCATCTCAACGTGGTGGCCAACCCGAAAGCGCTGTTCGACGTGCAGATCAAACGTATCCACGAGTACAAGCGTCAGCTGATGAACGTGCTGCACGTGATCACCCGCTACAACCGCATCAAGGCCGATCCCGATGCCGACTGGGTGCCGCGTGTGAATATCTTTGCCGGTAAAGCGGCCTCGGCCTACTACATGGCGAAGCACATCATTCACCTGATCAACGACGTGGCGAAGGTGATCAACAACGATCCGCAGATTGGCGACAAGCTGAAGGTCGTCTTTATCCCTAACTACAGCGTGAGCCTGGCCCAGCTGATTATCCCGGCCGCCGATCTCTCCGAGCAGATCTCCACCGCGGGCACCGAAGCTTCCGGCACCAGTAACATGAAGTTTGCTCTTAACGGCGCGCTGACCATCGGCACGCTGGATGGCGCAAATGTCGAGATGCTGGAGCACGTGGGCGAAGATAATATCTTCATCTTCGGTAACACCACGGAAGAGGTTGAGGCCCTGCGTGCCAAAGGCTACTCGCCGCGTGATTATTACGAGAAGGATGAAGAGCTGCGTCAGGTGCTGACCCAGATCGCCACCGGGGTCTTTAACCCGGACGAGCCTGGCCGCTATCGCGACCTGGTGGATTCGCTGATTAACTTCGGGGATCACTACCAGGTGCTGGCAGACTACCGCAGCTATGTGGATTGTCAGGACAGGGTCGACGAGCTGTACCGCAAGCCGGAAGAGTGGACCACCAAAGCGATGCACAACATCGCCAACATGGGCTACTTCTCATCCGATCGCACCATCAAAGAGTATGCCGAGACCATCTGGCATATTGATCCGGTGAAGTTGTAA
- the glgA gene encoding glycogen synthase GlgA — translation MQVLHVCSEMFPLLKTGGLADVIGALPAAQIAGGVDTRVLLPAFPDIRRGIPDAQIVSRRDTFAGRITLLFGHYNGVGIYLIDAPHLYDRPGSPYHDTNLFAYTDNVLRFALLGWVGAEMASGLDPFWRPDVVHAHDWHAGLAPAYLAARGHPAKSVFTVHNLAYQGMYLAKHMDDIDLPWSFFNIHGLEFNGQISFLKAGLYYADHITAVSPTYAREITEPQFGYGMEGLLAQRQREGRLSGILNGVDEKIWSPESDLLLTARYNRDSVEDKAENKRQLQIAMGLKVNEKVPLFAVVSRLTSQKGLDLVLEALPGLLEQGGQLALLGAGDPVLQEGFLAAAAEHPGQVGVQIGYHEAFSHRIMAGADVILVPSRFEPCGLTQLYGLKYGTLPLVRRTGGLADTVSDTSLENLADGIASGFVFEDSNAWSLLRAIRRAFVLWSRPSLWRFVQRQAMAMDFSWQVAAQSYRDLYQRLM, via the coding sequence ATGCAGGTTTTACACGTTTGTTCTGAGATGTTCCCGTTGCTGAAAACCGGCGGGTTGGCGGATGTGATTGGGGCGCTACCGGCGGCGCAAATTGCCGGTGGGGTCGATACTCGCGTGCTGTTACCCGCTTTTCCCGATATTCGTCGCGGCATCCCTGACGCCCAGATCGTCAGCCGCCGCGATACCTTTGCCGGGCGCATCACATTACTGTTTGGTCATTACAACGGTGTGGGCATTTACCTGATTGACGCCCCGCATCTGTATGACCGCCCAGGGAGCCCGTACCACGACACCAACTTATTTGCCTATACCGATAACGTGCTGCGTTTTGCGCTGCTCGGCTGGGTCGGGGCGGAGATGGCCTCCGGGCTGGATCCGTTCTGGCGCCCGGACGTAGTGCACGCCCACGACTGGCACGCCGGGCTGGCTCCGGCGTATCTGGCGGCGCGTGGCCATCCGGCGAAGTCGGTCTTTACCGTGCATAACCTGGCCTATCAGGGGATGTATTTAGCCAAACATATGGATGACATCGATCTGCCATGGTCGTTCTTTAATATCCATGGGCTGGAGTTTAACGGGCAGATTTCATTCCTTAAGGCCGGGCTGTACTACGCCGATCACATCACCGCCGTGAGCCCGACCTACGCGCGGGAGATCACCGAGCCGCAGTTTGGCTACGGCATGGAGGGGCTGCTCGCGCAACGCCAGCGCGAAGGACGTCTGTCGGGCATTCTCAACGGCGTGGATGAAAAAATCTGGAGTCCGGAGTCGGACCTGCTGCTGACCGCGCGCTACAACCGCGATTCGGTGGAAGATAAGGCCGAGAACAAACGTCAGCTACAGATCGCCATGGGGCTGAAGGTCAACGAAAAGGTGCCGCTGTTTGCGGTAGTGAGCCGTCTGACCAGCCAGAAAGGGCTCGATCTGGTGCTCGAGGCGCTGCCGGGCCTGCTGGAGCAGGGCGGACAGCTGGCGCTGCTGGGTGCCGGCGATCCGGTATTGCAGGAGGGCTTCCTCGCGGCCGCGGCCGAGCATCCGGGTCAGGTGGGCGTGCAGATCGGCTATCACGAAGCGTTTTCGCACCGCATCATGGCGGGCGCCGACGTTATCCTGGTCCCGAGTCGTTTTGAGCCCTGTGGCTTAACCCAGCTGTATGGCCTGAAGTACGGCACGCTGCCTCTGGTGCGTCGTACCGGCGGGCTGGCGGATACCGTATCCGACACCTCGCTGGAGAACCTGGCAGACGGAATCGCCAGCGGATTTGTCTTTGAGGACAGTAATGCCTGGTCGCTGTTACGCGCGATTCGGCGTGCCTTCGTGTTGTGGTCCCGTCCCTCTTTGTGGCGTTTTGTTCAGCGCCAGGCGATGGCCATGGATTTTAGCTGGCAAGTTGCGGCGCAGTCCTACCGCGATCTTTATCAACGCTTGATGTAA
- the glgC gene encoding glucose-1-phosphate adenylyltransferase, with the protein MVRLDKNDPLMLARQLPLKSVALILAGGRGTRLKDLTIKRAKPAVHFGGKFRIIDFALSNCLNSGIRRIGVITQYQSHTLVQHIQRGWSFFSEEMNEFVDLLPAQQRVHGENWYRGTADAVTQNLDIIRRYDAEYVVILAGDHIYKQDYSRMLIDHVEKGARCTVACMPVPVAEATAFGVMAVDENDKVIDFVEKPANPPSMPGDDTKALASMGIYVFDADYLYQLLEEDDKDEKSSHDFGKDIIPKITKSGMAYAHPFPLSCVQSDPNSEPYWRDVGTLEAYWKANLDLASVTPELDMYDHNWPIRTHMESLPPAKFVQDRSGSHGMTLNSLVSGGCIISGSVVVQSVLFPRVRVNSFCNIDSSVLLPDVWVGRSCRLRRCVIDRACVIPEGMVIGENAEEDARRFYRSEEGIVLVTREMLRKLQIKQER; encoded by the coding sequence ATGGTTAGGTTAGATAAGAACGACCCTCTAATGTTGGCGCGTCAGCTGCCATTGAAGTCTGTTGCCCTGATTCTTGCTGGCGGCCGCGGTACCCGATTAAAAGATTTAACGATTAAGCGCGCCAAGCCCGCCGTCCACTTCGGCGGTAAATTCCGTATTATCGATTTTGCCCTGTCAAACTGCCTGAATTCAGGCATTCGCCGTATTGGCGTGATCACCCAGTACCAGTCACACACTCTGGTGCAGCATATTCAGCGCGGCTGGTCGTTCTTCAGTGAGGAGATGAACGAGTTTGTCGACCTGTTACCTGCCCAACAGCGCGTGCACGGCGAAAACTGGTATCGCGGTACTGCCGATGCGGTGACGCAAAACCTCGACATTATTCGTCGCTACGACGCCGAGTATGTGGTGATCCTCGCCGGGGACCACATCTACAAGCAGGACTACTCGCGCATGCTCATCGACCATGTCGAAAAAGGGGCGCGCTGCACCGTAGCCTGTATGCCGGTGCCCGTTGCCGAAGCGACGGCCTTTGGCGTGATGGCGGTGGATGAAAACGACAAAGTGATCGATTTCGTTGAAAAACCGGCGAACCCGCCATCCATGCCGGGGGACGACACCAAAGCGCTGGCCAGTATGGGGATCTATGTCTTTGATGCTGATTACCTTTATCAGCTGCTGGAAGAAGACGACAAGGATGAGAAATCCAGCCACGACTTCGGCAAAGATATCATCCCGAAAATCACCAAATCTGGCATGGCCTATGCACATCCGTTCCCACTGTCCTGCGTACAGTCCGATCCTAATTCAGAACCTTACTGGCGCGATGTCGGCACCCTGGAAGCGTACTGGAAGGCGAACCTCGATCTGGCCTCGGTGACCCCGGAACTGGATATGTACGACCACAACTGGCCGATCCGTACCCATATGGAATCCCTGCCGCCGGCGAAATTTGTGCAGGACCGCTCGGGCAGCCACGGCATGACGCTGAATTCGCTGGTCTCCGGCGGGTGCATTATTTCCGGCTCGGTGGTGGTGCAGTCGGTGCTGTTCCCGCGCGTGCGGGTGAACTCCTTCTGCAACATTGATTCGTCAGTATTGTTACCCGACGTCTGGGTTGGCCGCTCGTGCCGCCTGCGTCGTTGCGTTATCGACCGTGCCTGCGTCATTCCGGAAGGCATGGTAATTGGAGAAAACGCGGAAGAGGACGCGCGCCGTTTCTACCGCTCAGAAGAAGGCATCGTGCTGGTTACGCGTGAAATGCTGCGTAAACTGCAGATCAAACAGGAGCGATGA
- the glgX gene encoding glycogen debranching protein GlgX, which yields MTQLAAGNPAPLGARYDGKGVNFTLFSANADRVELCVFDEKGIEHRYDLVGRSGDIWHGYLEHARPGTHYGFRVHGPWDPAKGLFFNPAKLLLDPCAYQVEGTLKDDVLLHSGKVTADHRDSAAVAPRSVVVSDDRYDWEEDAAPNTPWGKTVIYEAHVKGLTYLHPGIPEAIRGTYRALGHPVMIAYFKHLGITALELLPVAHFASEPRLQRLGLSNYWGYNPMAMFALDPRYASHPERARDEFRDAVKALHEAGIEVILDIVLNHSAELDLEGPTFSLRGIDNPSYYWLREDGDYHNWTGCGNTLNLSHPAVVQYAYECLKYWVETFHIDGFRFDLASVIGRTPEYSPQAPLFEAIKNCPLLSGVKLIAEPWDIGPGGYQVGNFPPPFAEWNDHYRDTARRFWLARDLSLGQFAGRFAASSDLFKRNGRLPSASINLVTAHDGFTLRDCVCFNQKHNEANGEENRDGTFNNHSFNHGIEGLSGNLNVIERRRASVHALLTTLLLSQGTPMLLAGDEHGHSQHGNNNAYCQDNPLTWLDWQQANSGLADFTAALIHLRQQIPALTLNQWWEEGDGNVCWLNKEAQPLEASEWQSGVPCLQILLSDSWLITLNATDEVAEIVLPEGEWRAIPPFAGEDNPVVMTAWHGPAHGVCVFQR from the coding sequence ATGACGCAGCTCGCTGCAGGTAACCCGGCGCCGCTCGGCGCACGCTACGATGGCAAAGGGGTGAACTTCACCCTCTTTTCCGCCAATGCGGATCGGGTTGAACTCTGCGTGTTTGACGAGAAGGGCATTGAACATCGTTACGATCTGGTGGGTCGCAGCGGCGATATCTGGCATGGCTACCTCGAGCATGCCCGGCCAGGCACCCATTATGGTTTCCGGGTGCATGGCCCCTGGGATCCGGCCAAAGGGCTGTTCTTTAACCCGGCCAAGCTGCTGCTCGACCCCTGTGCGTATCAGGTTGAAGGCACGCTGAAGGACGATGTTCTACTGCACAGCGGCAAAGTGACCGCCGATCACCGGGACAGTGCCGCGGTGGCACCCCGCAGCGTGGTGGTCAGCGACGATCGCTACGACTGGGAAGAGGACGCCGCCCCCAATACGCCCTGGGGCAAGACGGTCATCTATGAAGCCCACGTGAAAGGGCTGACGTATCTGCACCCTGGCATTCCGGAGGCGATCCGCGGCACCTACCGGGCGCTCGGTCACCCGGTGATGATTGCTTATTTTAAGCATCTCGGGATCACCGCCCTGGAATTATTACCGGTAGCCCATTTTGCCTCCGAGCCGCGACTGCAGCGCCTCGGTCTCAGCAACTACTGGGGCTATAACCCGATGGCGATGTTTGCCCTCGACCCGCGCTATGCCTCGCATCCCGAGCGGGCCCGGGATGAGTTTCGTGATGCGGTGAAGGCGCTACACGAAGCGGGTATTGAGGTCATTCTGGATATCGTGCTCAACCACAGTGCCGAGCTGGATCTGGAAGGCCCGACGTTCTCCCTGCGCGGAATTGATAACCCTAGCTATTATTGGTTAAGAGAGGATGGCGATTACCACAACTGGACCGGTTGCGGTAACACCCTCAATCTCAGCCATCCGGCGGTGGTGCAGTACGCGTATGAATGCCTGAAGTATTGGGTGGAAACCTTCCATATCGACGGCTTTCGTTTTGACCTGGCGTCAGTGATTGGACGCACGCCGGAATACAGCCCGCAGGCGCCGCTGTTTGAGGCAATTAAGAACTGCCCACTGCTCTCGGGCGTGAAGCTGATCGCGGAGCCCTGGGATATCGGCCCGGGCGGCTACCAGGTGGGGAATTTCCCGCCGCCGTTTGCCGAGTGGAACGACCACTATCGCGATACCGCGCGCCGCTTCTGGCTGGCGCGCGATCTGTCACTCGGCCAGTTTGCCGGGCGTTTCGCAGCTTCAAGCGATCTGTTCAAGCGCAACGGGCGACTGCCCTCCGCGTCGATCAACCTGGTCACCGCGCACGACGGGTTCACCCTGCGTGACTGCGTTTGTTTCAATCAGAAACACAATGAAGCCAATGGCGAAGAAAATCGTGATGGCACCTTCAATAACCACAGTTTTAACCATGGTATTGAAGGATTAAGTGGCAATCTGAATGTGATTGAGCGGCGCCGCGCCAGCGTGCACGCGCTGCTCACCACGCTGCTTTTGTCGCAAGGAACGCCGATGTTGCTGGCAGGCGATGAACATGGCCACAGCCAGCACGGTAACAACAATGCGTATTGCCAGGATAACCCGTTAACCTGGCTGGACTGGCAACAGGCCAACAGTGGATTAGCCGACTTTACCGCTGCGCTGATCCATCTGCGTCAGCAGATCCCGGCGCTCACCCTGAATCAGTGGTGGGAAGAGGGCGACGGCAATGTGTGCTGGCTGAATAAAGAGGCGCAACCGTTGGAAGCGAGTGAGTGGCAAAGCGGCGTGCCGTGCCTGCAAATCCTGCTTTCGGATAGCTGGCTTATCACGCTTAACGCCACAGATGAGGTCGCAGAAATTGTTTTACCCGAAGGGGAGTGGCGGGCCATCCCCCCATTTGCCGGAGAGGATAATCCGGTCGTTATGACTGCCTGGCATGGGCCTGCGCACGGTGTATGTGTATTCCAGAGATGA